From one Microlunatus sp. Gsoil 973 genomic stretch:
- a CDS encoding alpha-amylase family glycosyl hydrolase: MVEKSSAAADWWRQAVVYQIYPRSFADGNGDGIGDLQGIISRIDYLAALGVDAVWLSPFYPSALADGGYDVDDYRDIDPRIGTLAEFDRLATLLHEVGIKLIIDIVPNHSSDRHRWFAEALQAGPGSPARDRYIFRDGTGENGELPPSDWQSVFGGPAWARVADGQWYLHLFAPEQPDFNWDHPDVRTEFLHTLEFWGDRGVDGFRIDVAHALTKDLPDELPDHATLLEGTFADGEHPIWDRDEVHEIYAEWRKVFNRYTPPLTAVAEAWVPAHRRVRYASPEGLGQAFNFDLLRATFDVEEFRKIITENLDLAARSGASSTWVFSNHDVVRHATRYGLPPLEPAGEFGPSAGQDWLKAGRPTRTGGPGHRAGQGPGSDPAGPGPAGECVPLPG, from the coding sequence ATGGTTGAGAAGAGCAGTGCCGCGGCAGACTGGTGGCGCCAGGCCGTGGTGTACCAGATCTACCCGCGAAGCTTCGCCGACGGCAACGGAGACGGCATCGGTGACCTGCAGGGCATCATCTCCCGGATCGACTACCTGGCCGCCCTCGGCGTCGACGCCGTGTGGCTGAGCCCGTTCTACCCGTCGGCGCTGGCCGACGGCGGTTACGACGTCGACGACTACCGGGACATCGATCCGCGGATCGGCACGCTGGCCGAATTCGACCGGTTGGCCACGCTGCTGCACGAGGTCGGGATCAAGTTGATCATCGACATCGTGCCCAACCACAGCTCCGACCGCCATCGCTGGTTCGCCGAGGCACTTCAGGCGGGGCCCGGCTCCCCCGCCCGGGACCGCTACATCTTCCGCGACGGGACCGGAGAGAACGGGGAGCTGCCGCCGTCGGACTGGCAGTCGGTGTTCGGTGGGCCGGCCTGGGCACGCGTTGCAGACGGCCAGTGGTACCTGCACCTGTTCGCTCCCGAACAGCCCGACTTCAACTGGGACCATCCCGATGTCAGGACGGAATTCCTGCATACCTTGGAATTCTGGGGCGATCGCGGCGTCGACGGCTTCCGGATCGACGTCGCCCATGCCCTGACCAAGGATCTGCCCGACGAACTCCCGGACCATGCGACGTTGCTGGAGGGCACCTTCGCCGACGGTGAGCATCCGATCTGGGACCGCGACGAGGTGCACGAGATCTATGCCGAGTGGCGCAAGGTGTTCAACCGCTACACCCCGCCGCTGACCGCCGTCGCCGAGGCGTGGGTGCCGGCCCATCGTCGGGTGCGTTACGCGAGTCCGGAAGGGCTCGGCCAGGCGTTCAACTTCGACCTGCTGCGGGCCACCTTCGATGTCGAGGAGTTCCGCAAGATCATCACCGAGAATCTCGACCTGGCGGCTCGGTCCGGCGCGTCGAGCACCTGGGTGTTCTCCAACCACGATGTCGTCCGGCACGCCACGCGCTACGGCCTGCCTCCGCTCGAACCGGCCGGCGAATTCGGTCCGTCGGCCGGCCAGGACTGGCTCAAGGCCGGGCGGCCCACCCGAACAGGAGGACCGGGTCACCGGGCTGGCCAAGGCCCGGGCAGCGACCCTGCTGGCCCTGGCCCTGCCGGGGAGTGCGTACCTCTACCAGGGTGA
- the leuA gene encoding 2-isopropylmalate synthase has translation MPYGRYRAFTPVDLPDRTWPNTTITKAPRWLSTDLRDGNQALIDPMTPTRKMRMFELLVRMGYKEIEVGFPSASETDFAFVRQLIEQDKVPEDVTISVLTQAREDLIERTTESLIGVHHANIHLYNALAPLFRRVVFRASKDEIKDIAVRGTQMVRKYSEINLSKTEIGYEYSPEIFTNTELPFSAQVCEAVSDVWQPDDGREIILNLPATVESATPNVYADQIEWFCRQLTRREVTTISLHPHNDRGTAVAATELAMMAGADRVEGCLFGHGERTGNVDLVTLGMNLFSQGIDPKIDFSDIDEIRRTVEYCTNLPVHPRHPYAGDLVYTAFSGSHQDAIKKGLEDLEKRAKEQGVGIHEIAWEAPYLPIDPFDVGRTYEAVIRVNSQSGKGGVAYIMKSEHQLDLPRRLQIEFSRVIQNQTDEEGGELSPSQIGEAFTRHYLTNTEPLDLVSFSNTSGDNGQDHLEAVVRDHGRQVTISGEGNGPLSAFVDAIAGLGYRVRVLDYHEHALSQGGDALAAAYVECEIGDGEDSQVVWGVGRHANIVTASLKAVAGAVNRA, from the coding sequence ATGCCGTACGGCCGCTACCGCGCCTTCACGCCGGTCGACCTGCCGGATCGCACCTGGCCGAACACCACGATCACCAAGGCGCCGCGCTGGTTGTCCACCGATCTCCGGGACGGGAACCAGGCCCTGATCGACCCGATGACGCCGACCCGCAAGATGCGGATGTTCGAACTCCTGGTCCGGATGGGCTACAAGGAGATCGAGGTCGGTTTCCCGTCGGCGAGCGAGACCGATTTCGCCTTCGTTCGGCAGTTGATCGAGCAGGACAAGGTGCCCGAGGACGTCACGATCTCGGTGCTGACCCAGGCCCGTGAGGACCTTATCGAGCGCACGACCGAGTCGTTGATCGGCGTGCACCACGCCAACATCCACCTCTACAACGCCCTGGCGCCGCTGTTTCGCCGGGTGGTCTTCCGGGCCAGCAAGGACGAGATCAAGGACATCGCCGTCCGCGGCACCCAGATGGTGCGGAAGTATTCCGAGATCAACCTGTCCAAGACCGAGATCGGCTACGAGTACAGCCCGGAGATCTTCACCAACACCGAACTGCCGTTCTCGGCGCAGGTGTGCGAGGCGGTCAGCGACGTCTGGCAGCCCGACGACGGACGGGAGATCATTCTCAACCTGCCGGCGACCGTCGAGTCCGCGACGCCGAACGTGTACGCCGACCAGATCGAGTGGTTCTGCCGGCAGTTGACCCGGCGCGAGGTGACCACGATCAGCCTGCACCCGCACAACGACCGGGGCACTGCGGTCGCCGCGACGGAGTTGGCGATGATGGCCGGCGCCGACCGGGTCGAGGGCTGCCTGTTCGGCCATGGCGAACGTACTGGCAACGTGGATCTGGTCACCCTGGGCATGAATCTCTTCAGCCAGGGCATCGACCCCAAGATCGACTTCTCCGACATCGACGAGATCCGCCGGACGGTCGAGTACTGCACCAACCTGCCGGTGCATCCCCGACATCCCTACGCCGGTGATCTTGTCTACACGGCCTTCTCCGGGTCCCACCAGGATGCGATCAAGAAGGGTCTGGAGGACCTGGAGAAGCGCGCCAAGGAGCAGGGTGTCGGGATCCACGAGATCGCATGGGAGGCTCCGTACCTGCCGATCGACCCATTCGATGTCGGCCGCACCTACGAGGCCGTCATCCGGGTGAATTCCCAGTCCGGCAAGGGTGGCGTCGCCTACATCATGAAGAGCGAGCACCAACTCGACCTGCCGCGGCGGCTGCAGATCGAATTCTCCCGGGTGATCCAGAACCAGACCGACGAGGAGGGTGGCGAACTGTCGCCGTCCCAGATCGGTGAGGCGTTCACCCGGCACTATCTGACCAACACCGAACCGCTGGATCTGGTCAGCTTCTCCAACACCTCCGGCGACAACGGACAAGATCATCTCGAGGCGGTGGTCCGTGATCACGGCAGGCAGGTGACGATCTCCGGTGAGGGCAACGGTCCGCTCTCGGCCTTCGTCGACGCGATCGCCGGCCTTGGTTATCGTGTCCGGGTGCTCGACTACCACGAACACGCTCTCAGCCAGGGCGGCGATGCGCTGGCCGCCGCGTACGTCGAGTGTGAGATCGGCGACGGTGAGGACTCCCAGGTGGTCTGGGGCGTCGGCCGCCACGCCAATATCGTGACCGCCTCCCTGAAGGCCGTGGCAGGAGCTGTGAACCGCGCGTGA
- a CDS encoding Gfo/Idh/MocA family protein, whose translation MTNDDHHHNDRSGRRPVRVGLAGGSGFGRVHRANLARLAEQGSTRLVGVADPAGPPDDLEAGVGHFGSLTDLLAAEQPEVVIIATPIHTHAVLAEEAFRAGAHVYLEKPPVASMAEYDRLVAVAAETGLSCQIGFQALGSHALQRIADLVADGAIGEPRLITGLGVWSRDLAYFNRSPWSGRRRLDGHQVSDGVATNALAHSIAQALRIADVRALDQVKDVRTELYKANLDNESDDTTWIRVDSDGALPISVALTLCGPGNDQPPTVSVIGSEGRLDLQYTIDVLTVDRGGETERLEFDRDDLTENLLDHCADGAPLISPLTGHAPYMAVLEAIQAGDPLPLTDDVDVQGTGAQSHPVIKDIERWSRLAAESGEGFSAVGAPWADPVARSTWFPHR comes from the coding sequence GTGACCAACGATGATCACCACCACAACGATCGGTCGGGGCGGCGGCCGGTACGGGTCGGGTTGGCCGGCGGATCCGGCTTCGGTCGGGTGCACCGGGCGAACCTGGCCCGGCTGGCAGAGCAGGGAAGCACCCGGCTGGTCGGTGTCGCCGATCCGGCCGGTCCGCCGGATGATCTTGAAGCCGGCGTCGGGCACTTCGGGTCACTGACCGACCTGTTGGCGGCCGAGCAGCCGGAGGTGGTGATCATCGCGACGCCGATCCACACCCATGCCGTGTTGGCCGAGGAGGCCTTCCGGGCGGGTGCCCACGTCTATCTGGAGAAGCCGCCGGTCGCGTCGATGGCCGAGTACGACCGGCTGGTCGCTGTCGCAGCGGAGACCGGTCTCAGCTGCCAGATCGGTTTCCAGGCGCTCGGATCGCATGCCCTGCAGCGGATCGCCGACCTTGTCGCCGACGGTGCCATCGGTGAGCCGCGGCTGATCACCGGTCTTGGCGTCTGGTCGCGTGATCTGGCCTATTTCAACCGGTCGCCGTGGAGCGGGCGCCGGAGACTCGACGGGCACCAGGTGTCGGACGGCGTTGCCACCAACGCGTTGGCCCATTCGATCGCCCAGGCGTTGCGGATCGCCGATGTCCGGGCCCTCGATCAGGTGAAGGACGTCCGCACCGAGCTGTACAAGGCCAACCTGGACAACGAATCCGATGACACCACCTGGATCCGGGTGGACTCCGACGGTGCGCTACCGATCAGTGTCGCCCTCACTCTGTGCGGCCCGGGCAACGACCAGCCGCCGACCGTCTCGGTGATCGGCAGCGAGGGCCGGCTCGATCTGCAGTACACCATCGACGTGCTGACGGTCGACCGCGGCGGCGAGACCGAACGGCTCGAGTTCGACCGGGACGACCTCACCGAGAATCTTCTCGATCACTGCGCCGACGGCGCCCCGCTGATCTCGCCGCTGACCGGTCATGCGCCGTACATGGCGGTGCTCGAGGCGATCCAGGCCGGAGATCCGCTGCCGTTGACCGACGATGTCGACGTTCAGGGCACCGGCGCGCAGTCGCACCCGGTGATCAAGGACATCGAACGCTGGTCCCGCTTGGCGGCCGAGTCCGGTGAGGGTTTCTCCGCGGTCGGCGCGCCGTGGGCCGACCCGGTCGCCCGCAGCACCTGGTTCCCTCACCGGTGA
- a CDS encoding sugar MFS transporter, which translates to MIGLVMLGVELGEGSANNWLTLGVRDGHGRSDAVAAAYFTVFAIGETVARVGGGPLVDRIGRVMTIRVTTALGVIGLLGFILGGPAPVVLVGVVLWAIGVSMGFPLGMSAAADSGPDPAARVSVVASIGYIANLGGPPVVGALSEHVGLLNALFVIIALLLVGFFCAGSLRRPA; encoded by the coding sequence ATGATCGGACTGGTGATGCTCGGCGTCGAACTCGGCGAGGGCTCGGCCAACAACTGGCTCACCCTCGGCGTACGGGATGGCCACGGCCGGTCCGACGCGGTTGCCGCGGCGTACTTCACGGTCTTCGCGATCGGCGAGACCGTGGCCCGGGTCGGCGGCGGGCCGCTGGTGGATCGGATCGGCCGGGTGATGACCATCCGGGTCACCACTGCGCTTGGCGTCATCGGGCTGTTGGGGTTCATCCTGGGTGGCCCGGCACCGGTGGTCCTGGTCGGCGTCGTGCTCTGGGCGATCGGTGTCTCGATGGGCTTCCCGCTCGGCATGTCCGCGGCCGCCGACAGCGGTCCCGATCCGGCGGCCCGGGTGAGCGTGGTCGCCTCGATCGGCTACATCGCCAATCTCGGCGGTCCGCCGGTCGTCGGCGCCCTCTCCGAACACGTCGGCCTGCTGAACGCCCTCTTCGTGATCATCGCTCTGCTGCTGGTCGGCTTCTTCTGCGCCGGCTCGCTCCGCCGCCCCGCTTGA
- a CDS encoding Gfo/Idh/MocA family protein has protein sequence MTKGRYVVVGTGHRVTMYLGAISGAHAGDAELVGLLDRNPGRVQYHLDRLRQRGFDTSGVRTGAGDDLEQVIAEQQADRVIITTPDFTHADYIVRGLDAGVDVVVEKPLTINPDYARRIVDAVERSGKQVVVTHNYRYSPRNSALKELVKSGRIGTVLSVTFEWVLDTAHGADYFRRWHRDKANSGGLLIHKASHHFDLVNWWIADVPQQVYARGGVKFYGAENAAARGVGERPERGTHDGPHTPWELDLRNDPTLQALYLDNEQYDGYRRDQDVFGRGVTTEDNLAVVVDYAGGPVLSYALNAHSPWEGYRVAINGTEGRAELEVIERAAVLTDDEGNVVVDPSALPEDAGRHGGQRLTLQRHWQPAVEVPIPEGVGGHGGGDALLLKDVFQGPGDDWLERPSDWKDGLRSISVGMMGNESLRTGAPITLDDLKLGVDLSR, from the coding sequence GTGACCAAGGGACGCTATGTCGTTGTCGGAACAGGCCACCGGGTCACCATGTACCTGGGCGCGATCTCCGGCGCCCATGCCGGCGATGCCGAACTGGTCGGGCTGCTGGACCGCAACCCCGGGCGCGTGCAGTATCACCTGGACCGGCTGCGGCAGCGCGGGTTCGACACCAGCGGTGTCCGCACCGGAGCCGGTGATGACCTGGAGCAGGTGATCGCCGAGCAGCAGGCGGACCGGGTGATCATCACCACCCCCGACTTCACCCACGCCGACTACATCGTCCGCGGCCTCGACGCCGGGGTCGACGTCGTGGTGGAGAAGCCGCTGACCATCAACCCGGACTACGCCCGGCGGATCGTCGATGCCGTGGAGCGGTCAGGCAAGCAGGTCGTGGTGACCCACAACTATCGGTACTCGCCGCGGAACAGCGCCCTGAAGGAACTGGTCAAGTCCGGGCGGATCGGCACCGTGCTTTCGGTCACCTTCGAGTGGGTGCTGGATACCGCTCACGGAGCGGACTACTTCCGGCGGTGGCATCGCGACAAGGCCAACTCCGGCGGCCTGCTGATCCACAAGGCGTCCCACCACTTCGACCTGGTCAACTGGTGGATCGCCGACGTGCCGCAGCAGGTCTACGCCCGCGGCGGGGTGAAGTTCTACGGCGCCGAGAACGCGGCGGCCCGAGGCGTGGGTGAGCGACCGGAGCGCGGCACCCACGACGGACCGCACACGCCGTGGGAACTCGACCTGCGCAACGACCCGACGCTGCAGGCGCTCTACCTGGACAACGAGCAGTACGACGGTTACCGGCGGGATCAGGACGTGTTCGGCCGGGGAGTGACCACCGAGGACAATCTGGCGGTCGTGGTGGACTACGCCGGCGGCCCGGTGCTGTCGTACGCACTCAATGCCCACTCGCCCTGGGAGGGCTACCGGGTCGCGATCAACGGCACCGAGGGACGCGCCGAACTCGAGGTGATCGAGCGTGCGGCGGTGCTCACCGACGATGAGGGGAATGTGGTCGTCGATCCCAGTGCGCTGCCGGAGGACGCCGGGCGGCACGGCGGTCAGCGGCTGACCCTTCAGCGGCACTGGCAGCCGGCGGTCGAGGTGCCCATCCCGGAAGGGGTCGGCGGGCACGGCGGTGGCGATGCGCTGCTGCTGAAGGACGTTTTCCAGGGACCCGGTGACGATTGGCTGGAGCGTCCCTCGGACTGGAAGGACGGCCTGCGCTCGATCTCGGTCGGGATGATGGGCAACGAGTCGCTGCGCACCGGCGCCCCGATCACCCTCGACGACCTGAAACTCGGCGTCGACCTGTCCCGCTGA
- a CDS encoding carbohydrate ABC transporter permease — translation MTSTIAPTPTTREPAGTPRTTPGRGGRTASRIRSVIKHILLIACSLLMIYPLLWMLISSFRPTNTIFRTPGLWLRDATLANYGHGWHALSPTFGHYLINSGIVVLGAIIGNVMSCSLAAYAFARLKFRGRTLWFTIMLLSIMLPIHVVVVPQYIIFNNLGWVNTFVPLILPKFLATDAFFVFLAVQFIRGIPKDLDEAARIDGCGHWGIFSRVILPLMVPAIATTVIFTFIWTWGDFFTALIYLTSPDKYTTPIALRQFLDATSGSDWGAMFAMSIVSLLPVFLIFLFGQRYLIKGIATTGIK, via the coding sequence ATGACTAGCACCATCGCTCCCACCCCGACCACCCGCGAGCCGGCAGGCACCCCGCGGACGACGCCAGGTCGTGGGGGCCGAACAGCGTCCCGGATCAGGTCGGTGATCAAGCACATCCTGCTGATCGCCTGCAGCCTGCTGATGATCTATCCGCTGCTGTGGATGCTGATCAGCTCGTTCCGGCCGACCAACACGATCTTCCGGACGCCCGGACTGTGGCTGCGCGACGCCACCCTGGCCAACTACGGTCACGGCTGGCACGCGCTGAGCCCGACCTTCGGCCATTACCTGATCAACTCGGGCATCGTCGTTCTGGGCGCGATCATCGGCAACGTGATGTCCTGCTCGCTGGCGGCGTACGCCTTCGCCCGGCTCAAGTTCCGCGGCCGGACGCTGTGGTTCACGATCATGCTGCTGTCGATCATGCTGCCGATCCACGTCGTCGTCGTGCCGCAGTACATCATCTTCAACAACCTCGGCTGGGTGAACACGTTCGTCCCGCTGATCCTGCCGAAGTTCCTGGCCACCGACGCGTTCTTCGTCTTCCTCGCCGTGCAGTTCATCCGCGGCATCCCCAAGGACCTCGACGAGGCCGCGCGGATCGACGGATGCGGACACTGGGGCATCTTCTCCCGGGTGATCCTGCCGCTGATGGTGCCGGCGATCGCCACAACGGTGATCTTCACCTTCATCTGGACCTGGGGTGACTTCTTCACCGCGTTGATCTATCTGACCTCACCCGACAAGTACACGACCCCGATCGCGCTGCGGCAGTTCCTGGACGCCACCAGCGGCAGCGACTGGGGTGCGATGTTCGCGATGTCGATCGTCTCGCTGCTGCCGGTCTTCCTGATCTTCCTGTTCGGCCAGCGCTATCTGATCAAGGGCATCGCCACCACCGGCATCAAGTAG
- a CDS encoding carbohydrate ABC transporter permease: MSAISELTSLRRTRAKTADERRQQRKENGRDNKAGYLFLLPWLIGLVVITIGPMCASLYLSFTDYNLLQPPKWAGLANFQQMLHDERLHQSLKVTFIYVFVGVPLQLALALAIAILLDKGMKGLSFYRSIFYLPSMLGGSVAIAVLWRQIFGTDGLVNQVLRLIGIDSHTGWVSDPRYALGTIIILHIWTFGSPMVIFLAGLRQIPVMYYEAAAVDGASRWSRFSKITMPLLSPIVFFNLVLQIIGAFQSFTQAFVVSGGSGGPSDSTLFYTLYLYNRGFANLQMGYASAMAWLLLVIIGGFTAINFFVSKYWVFYDD, from the coding sequence ATGAGTGCAATCTCCGAACTGACCTCGCTCCGGCGCACCCGGGCGAAGACAGCAGACGAGCGGCGACAGCAACGCAAGGAGAACGGCCGGGACAACAAGGCCGGCTACCTCTTCCTGCTGCCGTGGCTCATCGGCCTGGTGGTGATCACCATCGGGCCGATGTGTGCCTCGCTGTATCTCTCGTTCACCGACTACAACCTGCTCCAGCCGCCGAAATGGGCGGGACTGGCCAACTTCCAGCAGATGCTGCATGACGAACGTCTGCACCAGTCCCTGAAGGTCACCTTCATCTACGTGTTCGTCGGCGTCCCGCTGCAGTTGGCGCTCGCCCTGGCGATCGCCATCCTGCTGGACAAGGGCATGAAAGGTCTGTCCTTCTACCGGTCGATCTTCTATCTACCGTCGATGCTCGGCGGTTCGGTGGCCATCGCGGTGCTGTGGCGACAGATCTTCGGCACCGACGGTCTGGTGAACCAGGTACTGCGGCTGATCGGAATCGACAGCCACACGGGCTGGGTCTCCGACCCGCGGTACGCCCTGGGCACGATCATCATCCTGCACATCTGGACCTTCGGGTCACCGATGGTGATCTTCCTGGCCGGCCTGCGACAGATTCCGGTGATGTACTACGAGGCGGCCGCCGTCGACGGTGCCAGCCGGTGGTCGCGGTTCTCCAAGATCACCATGCCGCTGTTGTCACCGATCGTGTTCTTCAACCTGGTGTTGCAGATCATCGGCGCGTTCCAGTCCTTCACCCAGGCCTTCGTGGTCTCCGGTGGCAGTGGCGGACCGTCGGACTCGACGCTGTTCTATACGCTGTACCTCTACAACCGGGGATTCGCGAATCTGCAGATGGGTTACGCCTCGGCGATGGCCTGGCTGCTGCTGGTGATCATCGGCGGGTTCACAGCGATCAACTTCTTCGTCTCCAAGTACTGGGTCTTCTACGATGACTAG
- a CDS encoding ABC transporter substrate-binding protein has translation MLAESGFSLWKVAAWVSTEGSFLQARRSPRQSAPSGSLPARGNHRRARGPLSASAGGATTSGTRETDQAIKAYTKANPKVTVKPQPGEWDSYWDKLSTEVAGKNAPDVIQMDMAYISQYAKNGTLLDLSQYGVDTSKFASGTVDAGKIDGKLVGVNAGINSLTMMADPELFEKAGVDLPDDTKWTWDDYLNISVELQAKGPAGTTGTQCAFPTDNLLQIWLRQNGKDLYTADGLAFDAEDLTTYLNMMVEFMNAGAMPTASAINEEVGKSMDQSAFGMGKQGFALYWSNQLAAINEASGKTMTMLRPPTVAGDSTQRNAWYKASMLWSGYAGTKNPEAVGKLINWWVNNPACANICLDERGVPANTEMVKAIEPKLTDAGKATVKYLDDIKPELGKTPPAPPPGSSEIGDIMQRHTNDILFGKDKPETAAPKIISELQAAIKNAQ, from the coding sequence GTGCTTGCGGAAAGCGGTTTTTCACTGTGGAAGGTTGCCGCATGGGTTTCAACAGAAGGCAGTTTCTTGCAGGCGCGACGGTCGCCGCGTCAATCAGCACCCTCGGGCTCACTGCCTGCTCGGGGAAATCATCGTCGGGCGAGGGGGCCACTCTCAGCTTCGGCTGGTGGGGCAACGACGTCCGGAACAAGGGAGACCGATCAGGCCATCAAGGCCTACACCAAGGCCAATCCCAAGGTCACGGTCAAGCCGCAGCCGGGCGAATGGGACAGCTACTGGGACAAGTTGTCGACCGAGGTCGCGGGAAAGAACGCGCCGGACGTCATCCAGATGGACATGGCCTACATCAGCCAGTACGCCAAGAACGGCACGCTGCTCGACCTCAGCCAATACGGCGTGGACACCTCGAAGTTCGCGTCCGGCACGGTTGACGCCGGCAAGATCGACGGGAAGCTCGTCGGCGTGAATGCCGGCATCAACTCCCTGACCATGATGGCCGATCCCGAGCTGTTCGAGAAGGCGGGCGTCGACCTGCCGGACGACACCAAGTGGACCTGGGACGATTATCTGAACATCTCCGTCGAACTGCAGGCCAAGGGACCGGCCGGGACGACCGGCACCCAGTGTGCCTTCCCCACCGACAACCTGCTGCAGATCTGGCTCCGCCAGAACGGCAAGGATCTCTACACCGCCGACGGTCTGGCGTTCGACGCCGAGGACCTGACCACCTATCTGAACATGATGGTCGAGTTCATGAACGCTGGTGCCATGCCGACCGCCTCGGCGATCAACGAAGAGGTCGGCAAGTCGATGGACCAGAGTGCGTTCGGGATGGGCAAGCAGGGGTTCGCGCTCTACTGGTCCAATCAGCTGGCGGCGATCAACGAGGCCTCCGGCAAGACCATGACGATGTTGCGCCCGCCGACGGTCGCCGGCGACTCCACCCAGCGCAACGCCTGGTACAAGGCGTCCATGCTGTGGTCCGGATACGCCGGGACGAAGAACCCCGAGGCCGTCGGGAAGCTGATCAACTGGTGGGTCAACAATCCCGCGTGCGCCAACATCTGCCTGGACGAGCGCGGCGTTCCGGCCAACACCGAGATGGTCAAGGCCATCGAGCCCAAGCTCACCGATGCCGGCAAGGCGACGGTGAAGTACCTGGACGACATCAAGCCGGAACTCGGCAAGACGCCGCCGGCTCCGCCGCCCGGCAGCAGCGAGATCGGTGACATCATGCAGCGGCACACCAACGACATCCTGTTCGGCAAGGACAAGCCGGAGACCGCTGCCCCGAAGATCATCAGTGAGCTGCAGGCCGCCATCAAGAACGCACAGTAA
- a CDS encoding M1 family metallopeptidase: MSSADRPGPGGRTFGRPPADAQFGPQTPPPRVVGPVRPRRRVRPSTIVIIALVVIMVASAVVIPYAAPVVDRWLQQQRPPDHTVPHDPGPPVSTGSDDRGGPGVGDPYYPDYGSSGYNALKYTIDLNWAPTQQVLSGNTRIDARSDQLLRSFYVDLVLPVTKVTVDGRPATFDREGIYDVRIVPSRAIPAHKRFDVTVSYGGNPADYRNGNITPWLVTNDEVTAASEPEGSAWWYPANDHPSDPATYDVSVRVPAGLDVISNGRLISRDSRDEPRFDTWHWATDQTLATYQSLLSIGRYEIKQGTADGRPYVYAVSDQLGKKDRARAFANLARTPKIISDEEGVYGPYPYDEIGGLVPGHRLWYDGLESATRPVYAARDMTRPNASGLLTHELAHMWFGDHVTLKEWDDIFISEAYASFTAWWRAEKTGGRSADDQLRRTYDAYANQPGFWQISMIDPGRDHLFDAVYLRGPMTLQALRRVIGDDAFFRLSRRWAQRGGVHSLEDWMQLAERVSKKDLDGFFQAWIYGPTPPAKTAANGLA; this comes from the coding sequence ATGTCGAGCGCTGACCGGCCCGGGCCGGGCGGGCGAACCTTCGGGAGACCCCCGGCCGACGCGCAGTTCGGGCCGCAGACCCCGCCACCCCGGGTTGTCGGGCCGGTCCGGCCGCGCCGCAGGGTGCGGCCGTCGACGATCGTGATCATCGCCCTGGTCGTGATCATGGTCGCCTCGGCCGTCGTGATCCCGTACGCGGCACCAGTGGTGGACCGCTGGCTGCAACAGCAACGCCCTCCGGATCACACGGTGCCGCACGACCCCGGACCCCCGGTCAGTACCGGCAGTGACGATCGCGGCGGTCCGGGCGTCGGTGACCCGTACTATCCCGACTACGGCAGCAGCGGCTACAACGCGCTGAAGTACACGATCGACCTGAACTGGGCACCGACGCAGCAGGTCCTCTCCGGCAACACCAGGATCGATGCGCGCTCTGACCAGCTGCTGCGATCCTTCTACGTCGACCTTGTGCTCCCGGTCACCAAGGTGACCGTCGACGGTCGACCGGCCACCTTCGACCGGGAGGGCATCTATGACGTTCGGATCGTTCCCAGTAGGGCGATCCCGGCACACAAGCGGTTCGACGTGACGGTCAGCTACGGCGGGAATCCTGCCGACTACCGCAACGGCAACATCACGCCCTGGCTGGTCACCAATGACGAGGTCACCGCCGCCAGCGAGCCCGAGGGATCCGCCTGGTGGTATCCGGCGAACGATCACCCCTCCGACCCCGCCACCTACGACGTGTCGGTCCGCGTACCGGCCGGGCTCGACGTGATCAGCAACGGCCGGCTGATCTCTCGCGACAGCCGCGACGAACCGCGGTTCGACACCTGGCACTGGGCGACCGACCAGACCTTGGCCACCTATCAGTCGCTGCTGTCGATCGGGCGGTACGAGATCAAACAGGGCACCGCCGACGGCAGGCCGTACGTCTATGCCGTCTCCGACCAGCTGGGCAAGAAGGACCGGGCCCGGGCGTTCGCCAATCTCGCGCGGACGCCGAAGATCATCTCCGACGAGGAGGGCGTCTACGGCCCCTACCCCTACGACGAGATCGGTGGACTGGTGCCCGGCCACCGGCTCTGGTACGACGGCCTGGAGTCGGCGACCCGGCCGGTCTATGCCGCGCGGGACATGACCCGTCCGAACGCGTCCGGCCTGCTCACCCACGAACTGGCCCATATGTGGTTCGGAGATCACGTCACGCTGAAGGAATGGGACGACATCTTCATCAGCGAGGCGTACGCATCGTTCACCGCCTGGTGGCGGGCCGAGAAGACCGGCGGCCGGTCAGCCGATGATCAACTGCGCCGGACCTACGACGCCTACGCCAACCAGCCGGGGTTCTGGCAGATCAGCATGATCGACCCCGGCCGCGATCACCTGTTCGACGCCGTGTACCTGCGCGGGCCGATGACCCTCCAGGCCCTGCGCCGGGTGATCGGCGACGACGCGTTCTTCCGGTTGTCGCGGCGGTGGGCTCAGCGCGGCGGCGTGCACAGCCTGGAGGATTGGATGCAGCTGGCCGAGCGAGTGAGCAAGAAGGACCTCGACGGCTTCTTCCAGGCCTGGATCTATGGCCCAACACCGCCGGCCAAGACCGCCGCGAACGGCTTGGCCTGA